AGCCAGCTTCACCCGGAGCGCCTGATGACGTTTCTGAGCTACGCCTACCGAGTCGTCTCCAATTTCGTGTTTCTGGGGCTGGTCTATTTCAGTCTGAACTTCCTCGAGAAGTACGAGCAGCGCGCCACCGTCGCGATCCTGATTCTGATCTATGCGGCGATGCATGCGTTCTCGGCTCTGCGCTCCTTCTATTTCTTCCAGCGCATCGAGCGGCTGGAGGGCGAGACGCGCCGGCTGGCTTCGGCGGCCGGCGAGGGGCCCAATTCGGCGGCGTCGCGCAAGCAGATCATCGGCGACGTCGCGGTGCTCAGGCATGCCGGCGAGATCAAGGCCTATATCGATCTGTTCTTCCTGGCGCTGGTGATCCTGCTCTGCGTCGCCAAGATCGTGACCAGCTAGTCCGGCACGCGCTTGACGATTGCCGTGGCCTCTGCGCGCGGCGACCGCTTCTTCAGGTTGGCGACATGGACCGGGTCGCCCGGCTGCGCTGGAGCGTCGGCATGCTGCGAAGGGTCCGGACCTTTGCCACGCGCTGCACCCGGCAGCTGATGCACGGCCTGCTTGGGGCGCTTCGCCTGGCGCGCGGACCAAGCCTGCGGCGTGCCGGGTGGCGCGAGATGGTGGGCTGCGAGCAGCGTCAGGCGGCGCGCTTCAGGAATCCTGAATACGCTGGCCGCCGGAATCGGCAGTGTCGAGACCGGAGCCGCCAGCGCAAGCAGCGGCTGCGGCCACTGCGTCCGGCTTGGCAGACCGATGCGGGCATGCTGCGCGTGATCGAGCACCTCGGCGTCACGCCAGTCCATGTCGGAAAATACTGGCGCCGGCAGCGTCTTCGTCGCGGTGAAAATGAAATTCGGAATCTTCGGCCAGCGCGAGATCGCCACTGTCTCGGTCGGCGGATGCAGGTACCATTGCTGCGGCTGGGTCGGCGTCGCCGGCCGGTCCGGTGTCGCGGGCACGACGTGGACGATGCGGTAGCCGCGCGCCTTCAGCTCGTTCAGGATCCGCGGCAGGGCCGCGACGGTGCGCGGCTGAATGTCGTGCAGCAGCAGGATGCCTCGGCCCTTGGCCTCGATCCGCTGGATCGCGAGGTCGTACACCCGCTGCGGCGAGATGTGCCGCCAGTCGTCGGCCGGGAAGTCGGCGCTCCAGACCTGGATGCCCTGGGAGGCCAGATAGTCCTCGACGGCCGTGGCACGCAGCAATCCGGGGATCCGGAAGAACGGCGCCAGCTTGCTCTTGTCGCCATTGAGCGCGGCCAGCGTCGAGGCGATGCCGTCGTCGATTTCCTGCCTAGCCTTGTCGACCGGCATCTTGTTCATGGTCAGCGGATGGTTCTGGGTGTGCGTGCCGACGGTATGTCCGGCCGCGACGAGCTTGCGCACACCTTCCGGATTGGCCCGGGCCTGGCTGCCGATGGTGAAGAAGGTCGCCTTGATGCACTGGCTGGCGAGAATGGCCAGGATCTGGTTGCTGTATTTCGGCAGCGGTCCGTCGTCGAAGGTCAGCACCACCTCGTGATCGGCGAGCGGCAGCGTCTCCGGATACTGCATGGTGCCGATCCGCGGATGCTCCCTGGGATCGACGACGAGGGTGCGGGAGGTGCCGAGTGCGTTGGGGTTGCCCGGGCAGTCCGCCGCAAGCGCGGCCTGCGTCATCAAGGCGCCCAGTAATGCTACGCCGGCAGCGATCGATGACCGCTTCCGGAGCCTCACCAGGGCGCTAGCAAACATTGAACCTCGGCCGCATTCCAATCGAACTGAGTATCCTTAATGGCGGCGCCATGAATGCTGCCTTAACGGTTTTGTAATCCCGCCTTGGCCTCCGGTTCAATGTGTCTGCGCGGAAACGGTCTTCGCCGCAGTCGGAACGATGTGAACCACGTGATAATTGTGCTCGCGCAAATACCGCAAGAAGGCGGGTAGCATGTCCGCCGTTTGCTGCCTGGGGTCGTGGAGCAATAATATTCCCTTGCGGATCGTTTCCAGCCGCCCCGTGAGCAATTTCAGCTCCTCTTCGGGCGTCATCTTGTTCCAGTCGCTGGCCCAGAAATCCGCCCCGAACACCGCGATACCGCGCTTCTCCAGCCGCCCCAGCAGGTAGGGCGTCGACTCGAAGTAGGGGAACCGGAAGAACGGCGTGGTCGGGCTCGTGCTCGAAGTTCCGTGCAGGGCCTTTTCGACCGCGGAGATACCGGCATCGATGTTGGCCTCGGCCTGGTCGGGCGCGAGTTTGTTGAGGTGGGGATGGTCCCAGGTGTGATAGCCGATGGTGTGGCCGAGGCGCGCGACCTTGCGGACCAGATCGGGATGGTCGGCTGCGCCGCGTCCGACCATGAAGAAGGTGGCGTGCACGCACTCGGCCGACAGTGCCTCCAGCACCTTGTCGGTGAGCCCCGGCGTCGGGCCGTCGTCAAAGGTCAGGACGATCTCGTGATCCTGAAGCGGCAAGGTCTGCGGAAAGCTCTTCAGCCCGACCCGCGGGTAGGTCGCCGGATCGACTTCGAGCACGCGCGAGGTTCCAAGTGCGTCCTTGCGCGGGCATTCGGCGGCGCACGCAGGCGCGGTCAGGGCGATCGGCAGAAGGACGATCGCGGCGAGAACTGCAAAGGTATTCGGGAGTAATCGGGGTCCGTTGAACATATTTCTCATTGCGGAAGCCGTTGCCGATTAGGTAATCCGTTCCGCATTACCGTGTTTTCCGCTCCTGTCAAACCGGTGAGTTACGGCATGGCCGAGGAAATCGACGTGGCCCCGCCGGCCAAGACAGCTGTGCTCGACCGCATGCCGATGCGGGACGACGCGGGCCAGCTTCGCCACGAATTCGTCGAGGAGATCACGCGGGCGATCCGTGCCGCCGAGCGGCCATTGCTGTGTGAGGTGGTGGCGGAACTGCACAAGGCGGATCTCGGCGACCTGATCGCGGCCCTCGAGCCGGAGGACCGCGTCACCCTTGTCGAGATCACGGGCACGGATTTCGACTTCTCCGCTCTCAACGAGGTCGACGAGGCCGTCCGCGAGGAGATCCTCGAGGAAC
The DNA window shown above is from Bradyrhizobium sp. ISRA464 and carries:
- a CDS encoding polysaccharide deacetylase family protein, which translates into the protein MFASALVRLRKRSSIAAGVALLGALMTQAALAADCPGNPNALGTSRTLVVDPREHPRIGTMQYPETLPLADHEVVLTFDDGPLPKYSNQILAILASQCIKATFFTIGSQARANPEGVRKLVAAGHTVGTHTQNHPLTMNKMPVDKARQEIDDGIASTLAALNGDKSKLAPFFRIPGLLRATAVEDYLASQGIQVWSADFPADDWRHISPQRVYDLAIQRIEAKGRGILLLHDIQPRTVAALPRILNELKARGYRIVHVVPATPDRPATPTQPQQWYLHPPTETVAISRWPKIPNFIFTATKTLPAPVFSDMDWRDAEVLDHAQHARIGLPSRTQWPQPLLALAAPVSTLPIPAASVFRIPEARRLTLLAAHHLAPPGTPQAWSARQAKRPKQAVHQLPGAARGKGPDPSQHADAPAQPGDPVHVANLKKRSPRAEATAIVKRVPD
- a CDS encoding polysaccharide deacetylase family protein, with product MRNMFNGPRLLPNTFAVLAAIVLLPIALTAPACAAECPRKDALGTSRVLEVDPATYPRVGLKSFPQTLPLQDHEIVLTFDDGPTPGLTDKVLEALSAECVHATFFMVGRGAADHPDLVRKVARLGHTIGYHTWDHPHLNKLAPDQAEANIDAGISAVEKALHGTSSTSPTTPFFRFPYFESTPYLLGRLEKRGIAVFGADFWASDWNKMTPEEELKLLTGRLETIRKGILLLHDPRQQTADMLPAFLRYLREHNYHVVHIVPTAAKTVSAQTH